Proteins encoded by one window of Anaerolineales bacterium:
- a CDS encoding purine-nucleoside phosphorylase: protein MSFDDYTLDDYRAAADYIRTQTHLTPTIAVILGSGLGSFADSLENAISIPFSDIPGYAYSEVIGHKNRVVIGTLAGKTILAQQGRIHFYEGWSMAHVAFPMRMMSLLGVETVVITNAAGGLNPSYAPGDLMLISDHINLLGLVGNNPLIGRNIDEFGTRFPELTVAYDKHLRQLARKVAIENGITLREGIYIGLSGPMFETPAEIRMLRLMGADAVGMSTVNEVTAARHAGMRILGFSGITNKTVDDPENPNVVNHEEVLDVGARKIVPNLLTLLRGVLLALPE from the coding sequence ATGTCATTTGACGATTACACCCTTGATGATTACCGCGCCGCTGCGGATTACATTCGGACGCAAACGCACCTCACACCGACCATCGCGGTGATCCTCGGTTCGGGGTTAGGTAGCTTTGCCGATTCGCTGGAAAATGCGATCAGCATCCCTTTCAGCGATATTCCCGGTTATGCCTATTCAGAAGTGATTGGGCATAAAAACCGCGTGGTGATCGGCACGCTGGCTGGCAAGACAATCCTTGCCCAACAGGGGCGCATCCACTTTTATGAAGGATGGTCGATGGCGCATGTGGCGTTTCCCATGCGGATGATGAGTCTGCTCGGTGTGGAAACGGTGGTGATCACGAACGCTGCTGGCGGGCTGAATCCAAGCTATGCTCCGGGCGATCTCATGCTGATCAGCGATCACATTAATTTGTTAGGGCTGGTGGGCAATAACCCCCTCATTGGGCGGAATATTGACGAATTTGGGACGCGCTTTCCCGAACTGACCGTTGCTTACGATAAGCACTTGCGGCAGCTTGCCCGCAAGGTGGCAATTGAAAACGGGATCACCCTGCGCGAAGGTATCTACATCGGCTTATCGGGCCCGATGTTTGAGACGCCTGCCGAGATACGCATGTTACGCTTGATGGGCGCGGACGCGGTGGGCATGTCTACGGTGAACGAGGTGACGGCTGCCCGCCATGCCGGAATGCGGATCTTAGGCTTTTCAGGAATCACGAACAAGACTGTTGATGATCCCGAAAATCCAAATGTGGTGAATCACGAAGAAGTCCTTGATGTGGGAGCGCGTAAGATTGTCCCCAACCTGTTGACGCTTTTGCGTGGTGTGCTGCTGGCACTCCCTGAATGA
- a CDS encoding FkbM family methyltransferase: protein MTIPPKQVLNTRKRNRVEFALWKLFYGYYLRALSPLFIRLFGRKPRPYTVSYNLLIGPYVLVMRLMDGIGMPSRLIYGTEVPQRLIFLPYISAGALCVDVRAHVGDYMVEIALKTGERGKVVAYEAIPSYVALVEQTIRANGLTHATVRHAVVGEVAGEVFLPASDTNYSAAVKNTAQAETDTITVPRIALDDHFFLH, encoded by the coding sequence ATGACGATCCCACCAAAGCAAGTTTTGAACACGAGAAAACGGAATCGGGTTGAGTTTGCGCTCTGGAAACTTTTCTATGGATACTATTTACGTGCCTTATCGCCACTCTTTATCCGCCTTTTTGGTCGCAAGCCACGCCCTTATACTGTTTCCTACAATCTACTCATCGGACCCTATGTCTTGGTGATGCGCCTGATGGATGGTATCGGAATGCCTTCTCGCCTTATTTACGGGACGGAAGTTCCGCAGCGGCTGATCTTCTTGCCCTATATCTCTGCTGGGGCGCTGTGTGTTGATGTGAGGGCGCATGTTGGCGATTATATGGTGGAAATAGCGCTGAAAACAGGGGAAAGGGGGAAGGTCGTCGCTTACGAGGCTATCCCTTCTTATGTGGCGTTGGTGGAGCAAACCATCCGCGCCAACGGACTTACACATGCTACGGTGCGCCATGCCGTTGTGGGGGAAGTGGCTGGTGAGGTGTTCTTACCTGCGAGCGATACGAATTACTCCGCTGCGGTAAAGAACACCGCACAGGCTGAAACCGACACGATCACCGTTCCCCGCATTGCTCTAGACGATCATTTTTTCCTCCATTGA
- a CDS encoding acylneuraminate cytidylyltransferase family protein encodes MTTTSPSIIALIPARGGSKGIPRKNIMILAGKPVIAYSIQHAIESRHISRALVSTDDAEIAEVAKAWGGDVPFLRPAEYAQDLSPDSDVFRHALLWLQAHEGRLPDAVVHLRPTGPVRRVALIDAAIDLLLAHPEADAVRSVALALQTPYKMWQIGEDGFMKPILRIEGIPDSQSIPRQRLPKVYWQNGYVDVIRPRAILEKQSMWGDHVLPFVVEETLFELDYPENIPAVEAALQRQQAGLPPNDEALPGGERHPV; translated from the coding sequence ATGACGACCACCTCCCCCTCTATTATTGCTCTGATTCCGGCACGGGGCGGCTCCAAAGGGATTCCGCGCAAAAACATCATGATCCTTGCCGGCAAGCCAGTGATCGCCTATTCGATCCAACACGCCATAGAGTCCCGCCATATCTCGCGGGCGCTTGTCAGCACCGATGACGCCGAAATTGCTGAGGTTGCCAAAGCGTGGGGGGGCGATGTTCCTTTTCTACGTCCGGCGGAATATGCCCAAGACCTCTCGCCCGATAGCGATGTGTTTCGCCATGCGCTGCTCTGGTTGCAAGCCCATGAAGGGCGTTTGCCCGATGCCGTCGTCCACCTTCGTCCGACGGGTCCCGTCCGGCGGGTGGCGCTTATTGATGCGGCAATTGATCTGCTCCTTGCCCATCCAGAAGCAGACGCCGTGCGCTCTGTTGCCCTTGCCCTCCAAACCCCTTACAAGATGTGGCAGATTGGCGAGGACGGTTTTATGAAACCCATCTTACGCATCGAGGGCATTCCTGATTCGCAATCGATTCCGCGCCAGCGCCTGCCGAAAGTCTATTGGCAAAATGGCTATGTCGATGTGATTCGTCCCCGCGCCATTTTAGAGAAACAGTCTATGTGGGGCGATCATGTCCTTCCCTTTGTGGTGGAGGAAACCCTCTTTGAGTTGGATTACCCCGAAAACATTCCGGCGGTAGAGGCGGCACTTCAACGGCAGCAAGCCGGTCTCCCGCCAAACGACGAGGCACTCCCCGGTGGAGAGCGGCATCCTGTTTAA
- a CDS encoding FkbM family methyltransferase: MIFSSIDALKVDCEGFEAQVLRGSKTAITNSLRFVMLLEVHATLLEDVGSSFAELAHLVLGDLGLHAWKTGFRFALCLKSTDENSPPPRRDCC, translated from the coding sequence ATCATTTTTTCCTCCATTGACGCGCTCAAGGTCGATTGCGAGGGCTTTGAAGCGCAGGTTTTACGGGGGTCAAAAACAGCTATTACGAACAGCCTTCGGTTCGTCATGCTTTTGGAGGTTCACGCCACCCTGTTAGAAGATGTCGGAAGTTCCTTTGCCGAACTCGCCCACCTTGTGTTAGGTGATCTCGGTTTGCACGCATGGAAGACCGGCTTTCGGTTTGCCCTGTGCCTCAAAAGCACAGACGAGAATAGCCCACCCCCAAGGAGGGACTGCTGCTAG
- a CDS encoding S41 family peptidase — translation MFWDHQSDSRTPPPRNTALRGGIMVSVVIVALMVTALGSFIAGYFLGSPTQTSGGSSLIAEAWTIIERAFYKPLPNGETRARAAIHGMIGTLNDKYTMLLEPVAAETEVRVMQGALGGIGVRIAPTAEGEIEIVEALLGWYAAQAGIRAGDVIIAVNGTPVKGMETNAAADMIRGELGTTVTLTIRRKEAAAPFEVIVTRGQINVYGTILEGTDIAYIGFDIFNQTAPADIRRELERLLPLNPRALIFDMRDNPGGWLDGAIDIADLFLPEGLVATEKVVSGEVKRFTSKSGEIAESIALIVLVNGNSASAAEVVAGALKDRGRAMLIGGRTFGKGSVQTIYRLSDGSQLRVTSGAWYTPNETPLEASEGNAGGLMPDLAVSVPDGAKEDVILKHAIAYIYATVGAF, via the coding sequence ATGTTTTGGGATCATCAATCGGATTCAAGAACCCCTCCTCCCCGTAACACCGCCCTGCGCGGAGGGATTATGGTCAGTGTGGTTATCGTTGCCCTCATGGTGACGGCATTGGGATCGTTTATCGCCGGATATTTCCTCGGCAGCCCCACGCAAACGAGTGGCGGCAGCAGTTTGATCGCAGAAGCATGGACGATCATCGAACGCGCCTTCTATAAGCCGCTGCCCAATGGCGAAACACGCGCACGGGCAGCCATTCACGGCATGATCGGGACTCTGAACGATAAATACACGATGCTGCTTGAACCTGTCGCCGCCGAAACCGAGGTGCGTGTGATGCAAGGGGCATTGGGTGGTATCGGTGTGCGGATTGCCCCCACCGCCGAGGGTGAAATTGAGATTGTCGAAGCGCTCTTGGGGTGGTATGCCGCCCAAGCGGGCATTCGCGCCGGCGATGTCATTATCGCCGTGAACGGAACTCCCGTCAAAGGGATGGAAACCAATGCGGCAGCAGATATGATCCGAGGTGAATTGGGGACAACGGTCACCCTGACCATCCGACGGAAGGAGGCTGCCGCGCCCTTTGAGGTCATCGTCACACGGGGGCAGATTAATGTTTATGGGACAATCCTTGAGGGGACAGACATCGCCTACATTGGCTTTGATATTTTCAACCAAACCGCTCCGGCGGATATTCGTCGTGAATTAGAACGCCTGTTGCCCCTGAACCCCCGTGCGCTGATCTTCGATATGCGCGATAACCCGGGCGGGTGGTTGGACGGAGCAATAGACATTGCCGATTTATTCCTCCCAGAAGGGTTGGTGGCTACGGAAAAGGTTGTCAGCGGAGAGGTGAAACGCTTTACCAGCAAATCGGGCGAGATAGCGGAGTCCATTGCGCTGATCGTACTCGTCAACGGCAATAGCGCCAGCGCCGCCGAAGTGGTTGCCGGCGCGTTGAAAGATCGTGGGCGTGCCATGTTGATTGGCGGACGCACCTTTGGGAAAGGATCGGTGCAGACGATCTACCGTCTGAGCGACGGATCGCAGCTTCGGGTGACCAGCGGGGCATGGTACACCCCCAACGAAACGCCGCTGGAGGCAAGTGAGGGCAACGCGGGTGGGTTGATGCCCGATCTCGCGGTGAGCGTTCCCGATGGGGCGAAAGAGGATGTGATCCTCAAACACGCTATTGCCTACATTTACGCAACCGTTGGGGCGTTCTAG
- a CDS encoding AAA family ATPase, with protein MLTRIEINGFKSFQDFALDLHPFHVFIGGNGVGKTNLFEAIHLIAALAHERTAEEAFRKGRGAISELFTLFPDGTRAKRIAFAVEMLTERTINLNGLEAEKARAVLSSRLRYEVTLESRIENGRERVYVVREALLPIKEADDTWAKEILSTKARKAYIVREKRPPYIETVDGEGGKPTIYRNQDAPGGGREGTLVGALERTCLSTANALRYPTIHAAREEMSRWRFLSLNPASLRQPVGKTAPDTLLPNGSNMTAVLKRLSGTTGLLETISKDLAIFIPTVSKILLTPILGEDDAEETLLEIETTDKGRFSSRVLSDGTLRLLTLITLKRDPRHQGVITFEEPENGVQPMRLRQIVDVLFALASDPEREYDADPRPVLRQVIINTHSPNLLAHVPGDSVSFMQMKPTEKGRTTRVIPVRPEMFPDENGRYLTWEQVTQALDESTRKDDPPGL; from the coding sequence ATGCTCACCCGAATTGAGATCAACGGCTTCAAGTCGTTTCAGGATTTCGCCCTCGATTTGCACCCCTTTCATGTTTTTATTGGGGGAAATGGCGTCGGGAAAACAAATTTATTCGAGGCGATTCATTTGATTGCTGCCCTTGCTCATGAACGCACGGCGGAGGAAGCCTTTCGTAAGGGGCGCGGGGCAATCAGCGAACTGTTCACCCTGTTTCCCGACGGCACACGCGCCAAACGAATCGCCTTTGCCGTAGAGATGCTCACCGAACGGACGATCAATCTAAACGGGTTAGAGGCGGAAAAGGCACGGGCGGTGTTGTCCTCACGGCTGCGTTATGAGGTGACGCTGGAAAGCCGCATCGAAAACGGGCGGGAGCGCGTTTATGTTGTACGGGAGGCGCTGCTGCCCATCAAGGAAGCCGATGATACATGGGCAAAAGAGATACTCTCCACCAAAGCGCGAAAAGCATACATCGTCCGCGAAAAACGCCCACCCTATATCGAAACGGTGGACGGCGAGGGCGGTAAACCGACGATCTACCGCAACCAAGATGCGCCCGGCGGTGGACGCGAGGGAACGCTGGTGGGGGCGCTGGAACGCACCTGCCTTAGCACAGCAAACGCCCTCCGCTATCCGACAATTCACGCGGCAAGGGAGGAAATGAGCCGTTGGCGATTCCTCAGCCTGAACCCCGCCAGCCTTCGCCAGCCGGTTGGGAAAACCGCCCCTGATACGCTGCTCCCCAATGGCTCGAATATGACGGCGGTATTGAAACGCTTGAGTGGCACAACGGGGCTTCTTGAGACGATCAGCAAAGATTTGGCGATATTCATCCCAACGGTGAGTAAGATTCTGCTCACGCCGATCCTCGGTGAGGATGATGCTGAGGAAACGCTCCTTGAGATAGAGACGACGGACAAGGGACGTTTTTCTTCACGGGTGCTGTCGGATGGCACACTGCGTTTGCTGACGTTAATCACCCTGAAACGCGACCCCCGCCATCAGGGGGTGATCACCTTTGAGGAACCGGAAAACGGCGTTCAGCCGATGCGCCTGCGCCAAATTGTGGATGTTTTGTTTGCGCTTGCCAGCGACCCCGAACGCGAATATGATGCCGATCCACGCCCCGTCCTCCGTCAGGTGATCATCAACACCCATTCACCAAATTTGTTGGCGCATGTCCCCGGGGATTCCGTTTCGTTTATGCAGATGAAGCCAACCGAAAAGGGGCGCACCACCCGCGTGATCCCCGTCCGCCCGGAGATGTTTCCCGACGAAAACGGGCGCTACCTGACGTGGGAACAGGTCACACAAGCGCTCGATGAAAGCACCCGTAAAGACGATCCGCCTGGATTATAG